From Bacteroidota bacterium, the proteins below share one genomic window:
- a CDS encoding cation:proton antiporter → MNLTHHDIVVLFLSIGIILLISRILAETGRRFGLPVVMGELIVGILLGPTVFGSLAPDLQQQLFPTSGSGAVALDGIVQLSVVFLLFVAGLEVQLPIVLRQGRLALFTSFFSLVIPFALGFWITWHFPEWMGYHAGPSRLVYALFMGTALAISALPVIARILMDLNLYKTRIGMLIMAAAMFSDLAGWLIFSVVLALLENRGVGTDLGLTILYIFLFGILMLTVGRKLLNRFVPFAQHKLSWPGGILAFAMGFCLICAAFTASVGVHAILGAFIFGIALGDCVHLHERAREIIHQFITNVFAPLFFVSIGLKVNFLAHFEPVTVLLVLVLATAGKLVGSTGGAWLGGMDFRSALAVGFGMNARGAMEIILGTLAFQAGLITPEIFVALVVMALLTSLSSGPLIKATLSGKN, encoded by the coding sequence ATGAACCTGACTCATCACGACATCGTCGTGTTGTTTCTTTCCATTGGAATCATCCTGCTGATCTCTCGGATACTGGCCGAGACCGGTCGCCGTTTCGGATTGCCGGTGGTGATGGGTGAGTTGATCGTCGGTATACTGTTGGGGCCAACGGTATTCGGATCGCTGGCTCCTGACCTGCAACAACAACTTTTCCCGACCAGTGGAAGCGGTGCCGTCGCGCTTGACGGGATCGTACAATTGTCGGTGGTCTTTCTGCTCTTTGTGGCAGGACTCGAGGTTCAACTGCCGATCGTACTGCGACAAGGCCGGCTGGCATTATTCACCAGCTTTTTTTCCCTGGTGATACCCTTCGCGCTCGGATTTTGGATCACCTGGCATTTCCCCGAATGGATGGGCTATCACGCGGGACCGTCACGACTCGTCTACGCCTTGTTCATGGGTACCGCTTTGGCCATTTCAGCTCTCCCGGTCATTGCCAGGATCCTGATGGATCTGAACCTTTACAAGACGCGGATCGGTATGCTGATCATGGCGGCTGCCATGTTCAGTGACCTGGCTGGCTGGCTCATCTTTTCCGTGGTACTGGCCCTGCTGGAGAACCGTGGAGTCGGGACCGATTTGGGTTTAACGATCTTATACATCTTCCTGTTCGGCATACTCATGCTGACGGTCGGACGTAAACTGCTCAACCGCTTCGTACCGTTTGCGCAGCACAAACTTTCCTGGCCCGGCGGGATTCTGGCTTTTGCCATGGGGTTTTGTCTGATTTGCGCCGCGTTTACAGCCAGTGTCGGCGTGCATGCGATCCTTGGGGCCTTCATCTTCGGTATCGCGCTGGGTGATTGCGTGCACTTACACGAACGGGCCCGGGAAATCATTCATCAGTTTATTACGAACGTCTTTGCACCCTTGTTTTTTGTCAGCATCGGATTGAAAGTGAATTTTCTCGCGCACTTTGAACCGGTAACGGTACTACTGGTGCTGGTACTCGCTACGGCGGGGAAGTTGGTCGGATCCACAGGCGGTGCCTGGCTGGGCGGAATGGATTTCCGGAGTGCACTGGCTGTAGGCTTTGGCATGAACGCCCGGGGCGCTATGGAGATCATCCTGGGTACGCTTGCGTTTCAGGCCGGCTTGATAACGCCCGAAATTTTCGTCGCCCTGGTCGTTATGGCCTTGCTTACCAGTTTGAGTAGCGGACCGCTGATCAAAGCAACCTTATCCGGAAAGAATTGA
- a CDS encoding shikimate kinase, with product MRIYLLGYMGAGKSHLGKILAERLGYSFVDTDAMVEATTGKSIRQLFEEHGEGAFRIAEQKALHATGQQPDLVVATGGGLPTFADNLAWMNNNGMTVYLQLSPGTLFHRLVREREHRPLLAGIGEIDLMETIHRHLIERSPYYQQARLVIDPEQVSAGELVAMIMHRLDGG from the coding sequence ATGAGAATCTACCTCCTCGGCTATATGGGAGCCGGTAAGAGCCATTTAGGAAAGATACTCGCGGAGCGCTTGGGTTATTCCTTTGTTGACACGGACGCCATGGTTGAAGCGACAACAGGAAAATCAATTCGGCAGCTATTCGAAGAGCATGGGGAGGGCGCCTTTCGTATCGCGGAGCAGAAAGCATTGCATGCTACCGGGCAACAACCCGACCTGGTGGTAGCCACCGGTGGCGGATTGCCGACTTTCGCCGATAACCTGGCATGGATGAACAATAACGGCATGACCGTTTACCTGCAGCTTTCGCCCGGAACCTTGTTTCATCGACTCGTGCGCGAACGGGAGCATCGACCACTCCTGGCCGGCATTGGAGAGATCGACCTAATGGAAACCATTCACCGCCACCTGATCGAGCGGTCGCCGTATTATCAACAAGCCCGATTGGTGATCGACCCGGAGCAAGTCAGCGCCGGTGAATTAGTGGCGATGATCATGCACCGGCTTGACGGTGGTTAA
- a CDS encoding phosphoribosyltransferase — MQATTILNATQSEQRIQRLAWQLYEDNYTEKEILLIGILQNGYPLAERIAAALRKIAPFQVHLFSLKIDKHSQDVGEPVIAPSLPALQDKVVVLVDDVLNSGKTLIYALKPFLRADIRKLRTVVLIDRNHRRYPIAADFVGLSLATTLQEHVQVTFQGESAVAELS, encoded by the coding sequence ATGCAGGCCACGACCATCCTGAACGCAACCCAGTCGGAGCAACGCATTCAACGACTTGCCTGGCAGTTGTACGAAGACAATTACACGGAAAAAGAGATCCTGCTGATCGGCATCTTACAGAATGGATACCCGCTGGCAGAACGCATTGCAGCGGCCCTGCGGAAGATCGCCCCTTTCCAGGTGCACCTCTTCAGTCTGAAGATCGATAAACACAGCCAGGATGTAGGCGAACCGGTGATCGCCCCCTCCCTTCCCGCGCTGCAAGACAAAGTGGTTGTGCTGGTGGACGACGTACTGAACTCCGGGAAGACCCTGATCTACGCGCTCAAACCGTTTCTCCGTGCCGACATACGCAAACTACGAACGGTTGTGCTGATCGATCGTAATCATCGACGGTACCCGATCGCCGCGGACTTTGTGGGGCTTTCCCTTGCAACCACCTTGCAGGAACATGTCCAGGTGACGTTCCAGGGCGAGAGCGCTGTCGCCGAACTCTCTTAA
- a CDS encoding C40 family peptidase encodes MYRVPLFCAFLLSMSLSAATPRLLPGQDTDPEQQQLEWCFIYSNSLGYNIDYINNPRLYEKVKQWLGTPYRYSGETMNGIDCSGFVCQVYKDVYDKILAGSSRDIHKNTVKIREDELREGDLVFFKIRKSRVSHVGIYLGQNKFAHASVQRGVIISDLSEDYYRKYFYSAGRLKTN; translated from the coding sequence ATGTACCGCGTACCCCTTTTCTGCGCTTTTCTGCTTTCCATGTCCTTATCGGCTGCAACGCCCCGGCTGTTGCCCGGACAGGATACCGATCCCGAACAGCAGCAACTGGAATGGTGTTTCATCTATTCCAACAGTCTGGGTTACAACATCGATTACATCAACAATCCCCGCTTGTATGAAAAAGTGAAGCAGTGGCTGGGAACGCCGTATCGTTATTCCGGGGAAACGATGAACGGCATCGACTGCTCCGGATTCGTTTGCCAGGTATATAAGGACGTTTACGATAAAATTCTCGCAGGCAGTTCCCGCGATATTCATAAAAACACGGTAAAGATCCGGGAAGATGAATTGCGGGAAGGCGACCTGGTCTTTTTCAAGATCCGGAAAAGCCGCGTTTCTCATGTCGGGATCTACCTCGGCCAAAACAAGTTCGCGCATGCCAGCGTGCAACGCGGCGTGATCATTTCCGATCTGTCGGAGGACTATTACCGAAAGTACTTCTATTCAGCCGGTCGGCTCAAAACCAACTGA
- the rlmD gene encoding 23S rRNA (uracil(1939)-C(5))-methyltransferase RlmD codes for MTLPKPGDLLENLPLTDTSSDGRALARLENFVVFVEGGVPGDRADVHIYRKKKNFAEGRVERIVTPSPDRIDPVCSHFGSCGGCKWQHFSYAKQLESKQAYVRDAFERIGKLDIPAQEPILGSADIFAYRNRLDFSCANKRWLTREELNNGASAVCNVIGFHAPQRFDKVLDIDRCHLQDDRSNVIRKSVLHYATVNGFEFFDPLLQTGFLRNLTIRNTSTDEWMVLVVFAYEDESKRIGLLQHLSDQFPYITSLQFTINGKRNDTFTGLDFVCFKGKEFIEEEMEGLRFRISPKSFYQTNSQQAYRLYQVARDYAGLTGKENVYDLYTGTGTIALFVARQAARVAGIDYVEEAIGDARINARNNGIDNVSFAAGDLKATLNEAFIEQNGWPDVVITDPPRSGMHEDVVATLLRLNPERIVYVSCNPSTQARDIQLMDEAYSVVKMQAVDMFPHTTHVENVALLVRRG; via the coding sequence ATGACACTTCCGAAACCCGGCGATCTGCTGGAAAACCTCCCGCTGACTGATACCAGTTCCGATGGCAGAGCCCTGGCGCGACTGGAGAATTTCGTTGTCTTCGTGGAAGGCGGAGTACCCGGCGATCGGGCGGATGTACACATTTACCGAAAGAAGAAAAACTTCGCGGAAGGTCGTGTGGAAAGAATCGTGACCCCTTCACCCGACCGCATCGATCCTGTCTGTAGCCATTTCGGTTCATGTGGCGGCTGTAAATGGCAGCACTTTTCATATGCGAAGCAACTTGAATCGAAACAGGCGTACGTGCGCGACGCATTTGAACGCATCGGAAAATTGGATATTCCCGCTCAGGAGCCTATCCTGGGTTCCGCGGACATCTTCGCGTACCGGAATCGTCTCGACTTCAGTTGCGCGAACAAACGCTGGCTGACCCGGGAGGAGTTGAACAACGGAGCAAGCGCTGTCTGCAATGTCATCGGATTTCATGCACCGCAGCGCTTTGATAAGGTACTCGACATCGATCGTTGTCATCTGCAGGACGATCGTTCCAATGTCATCCGGAAATCCGTACTCCACTATGCGACCGTGAACGGATTCGAGTTTTTCGACCCGCTTTTGCAGACCGGTTTTCTCCGTAACCTGACCATTCGCAACACATCGACTGACGAGTGGATGGTGCTGGTGGTTTTCGCTTACGAAGACGAGTCGAAACGGATCGGGTTATTGCAGCATCTGTCGGACCAATTCCCATACATCACTTCGCTGCAATTCACAATCAACGGCAAACGCAACGACACCTTTACCGGACTCGATTTCGTCTGTTTCAAAGGAAAAGAATTCATTGAAGAAGAAATGGAAGGATTACGGTTCAGGATCTCCCCCAAATCCTTTTACCAAACGAATTCGCAACAAGCCTATCGGCTCTATCAGGTGGCACGCGACTATGCGGGATTGACCGGAAAAGAGAATGTCTACGATCTCTATACCGGCACCGGCACCATCGCCCTGTTTGTTGCACGGCAGGCTGCCCGGGTCGCAGGTATCGATTACGTCGAAGAAGCGATCGGAGACGCGCGCATCAACGCACGCAATAACGGTATCGACAATGTTTCCTTTGCGGCCGGAGACCTCAAAGCGACCCTGAACGAGGCGTTCATTGAACAGAACGGATGGCCGGATGTGGTGATCACGGACCCGCCGCGCTCGGGTATGCACGAAGACGTGGTGGCGACCCTGCTGCGCCTGAATCCCGAAAGGATCGTCTACGTAAGTTGCAACCCGTCCACCCAGGCACGCGACATCCAACTGATGGATGAAGCCTATTCTGTGGTGAAAATGCAAGCCGTCGACATGTTCCCCCATACCACCCATGTGGAAAATGTTGCCTTGTTGGTGCGCAGGGGCTAA
- the rocD gene encoding ornithine--oxo-acid transaminase yields MKTTVLDKTRTELAIEKEDRYGAHNYHPLPVVLERGEGVYVWDVEGKRYFDFLSAYSALNQGHGHPRIVKALVEQAQKLALTSRAFHNNLLGEYEEFITRFFGFDKVLPMNSGAEGVETAMKLARRWAYEKKGIPENQAKIIVCEGNFHGRTISIISASTDPDSYGRFGPFTPGFVKIPYNDAAALRKALEDPLVAAFLVEPIQGEAGVVVPDEGYLAACSAACREKQVLFIADEIQSGLARTGKMLACDHEDVRPDILILGKALSGGVYPVSAVLADDPIMLCIQPGQHGSTYGGNPIAARVAMEALSVLKEERLAENSERLGALLLSGLKAIDHPMIRLVRGKGLFCAMVIEPTGGKDAWDVCLALKENGLLAKPTHGDIIRFAPPLIINESQLEECLEIIRKTLRQF; encoded by the coding sequence ATGAAAACCACCGTGCTGGATAAGACCCGTACCGAACTGGCGATTGAAAAAGAGGACCGGTACGGCGCTCACAATTATCACCCGCTTCCGGTGGTTTTAGAACGCGGTGAAGGCGTTTATGTATGGGACGTCGAAGGGAAACGATACTTTGATTTTCTGTCGGCTTATTCCGCCCTCAACCAGGGACACGGTCATCCACGCATCGTCAAAGCCCTGGTCGAACAGGCTCAGAAGCTTGCCCTGACTTCCCGGGCATTTCACAACAACCTGCTGGGAGAATACGAGGAGTTCATCACCCGTTTTTTCGGCTTCGATAAGGTGTTGCCGATGAATTCCGGTGCAGAAGGTGTTGAAACGGCCATGAAGCTGGCCAGACGTTGGGCTTACGAGAAGAAAGGCATTCCGGAAAACCAGGCCAAGATCATCGTCTGTGAAGGTAACTTCCACGGTCGCACCATCTCGATCATTTCAGCTTCTACGGATCCGGATTCTTACGGACGATTTGGGCCGTTCACGCCCGGCTTCGTAAAGATCCCTTACAACGATGCGGCAGCCCTGCGTAAAGCCCTGGAAGATCCGCTGGTTGCAGCCTTCCTGGTAGAGCCGATCCAGGGAGAAGCTGGTGTCGTGGTGCCCGATGAAGGTTATCTCGCTGCCTGCTCCGCTGCCTGCCGGGAAAAGCAGGTCTTGTTTATCGCCGATGAAATTCAATCCGGCCTGGCCCGTACGGGTAAGATGCTGGCCTGTGATCACGAAGATGTTCGTCCGGATATTTTAATTCTCGGAAAGGCACTGTCCGGAGGCGTATATCCGGTCAGCGCGGTCCTGGCCGACGATCCGATCATGCTCTGTATCCAACCGGGGCAGCATGGCAGTACGTATGGAGGCAATCCCATCGCGGCGCGTGTGGCGATGGAAGCATTATCGGTGTTGAAAGAAGAACGACTTGCGGAGAATTCCGAAAGACTCGGCGCCCTATTACTGAGCGGATTGAAGGCGATCGATCATCCGATGATCCGCCTTGTCCGAGGCAAAGGGCTCTTCTGTGCCATGGTGATCGAGCCGACAGGAGGGAAGGATGCCTGGGACGTTTGCCTGGCATTGAAGGAGAATGGCTTGCTGGCGAAACCGACACACGGCGATATCATCCGGTTCGCGCCGCCGTTGATCATCAACGAATCACAGTTGGAAGAGTGTCTGGAGATCATCCGGAAAACCCTCCGGCAATTCTGA